In Exiguobacterium acetylicum, the genomic stretch TTGATCAGATCCATTACCTCGATCAAGTCCAGATCGACGTCCTCGTCAAGACAGCCGATGTCTCCGATTTTCTCGACTGGATGACGAACATGACGAACGGTCAAGCCAATTTGTCAAGCGGCTCTACTCGTTACCTCGAACGTGACATTATTTCCTGACCTGATATACTGATTGTAAAGAATTTTAAAGTTTTTTAAAAATTCAGTTAAAGTTAGGAGTTAATAAAGGTGGAAGAGCGAACCCGCAGTAATAAAAAAAAGATAAAGAAAAAACGTTCTTGGTTTAAGGTGTTCGTGATCAGTTTTCTGGTCGTGCTCGTCGGTGGAGGTGCAACCTTCGCTTACGTCGCGTATAAGACGTTCCAGACCGCAAACGATGCAAATGTCGATTTAGCACGCGGTGACAAGTCCGAGAAACGAGAAGCTGCCATTGACTTGACGAAAGATCACTTTTCCGTTCTGCTCGTCGGAACGGATGAACGACCTGGCGACACCTCATCCCGTGCTGATACAATGATTGTCGCGACATTCAACAAGGACGATCAGACCGTTGACATGGTCAGCATTCCCCGTGATTCACTCGTCGAAATCCCTTCTGTCGGTTACGAGGATAAAATCAACCACTCTTATGCCTTTGGGGGCATCGATTCAACGATTGAAACGGTCGAGACGTTGCTCGATATTCCAATCGATTATTATGCATCGATCAACTTCAATGGTGTCGTCGCGATCGTCGACGCATTAGGCGGCATCGATGTCGATGTCAAGTTACCGATCGATACACTCGATTCATCCGATAAGCGCAACGGCGTTAAATTGGAACCGGGTCAACAGACGTTGAACGGAGAGGAAGCGCTCGCCTATGCCCGAATGCGTTATCAAGATCCTGAAGGAGATATTGGTCGGACAAAACGGCAACAACAGATCGTCGAAGCCATTATCGATCAGTCGACATCCTTCGGTTCAATCACCAAACTAAATACCCTGATGGACGCGACGGGAGACAATTTCCGGACGAACATGTCGTTGACGGAAGCGTTCCAACTGCAACCGTTCATCAAAAAAATCGGTTCCATCAACCGAATCGATCTTAAAGGAACGGACACGAAAATTAACGGGGTCTATTACTACCAGCTTGATCAAACTTCATTGGCTGACGCGAAGACGACATTGAAGGAACAACTCAATTTGCCAATTGATGAGACGACAGACAGCATCACGTCGGAGGCTGCAGATGATTCGTTCACTCCAAGCAACTGATCATGCGTCACTACTGGAAGTACAACGTCGCGCTTATCAGATAGAAGCCGCATTACTCAATGCGACTGATTTCCCGCCCTTACGCGAAACGATCGATGAGATCGACGTTGAAGCGCCGATCGGTTTCGTTTACGTCATTGATGACGACATGGTTGGTGCTGTTACGATTAATGACGGGACGATCACTCGACTCGTCGTGGATCCGCCATACTTCCGTCAAGGAATCGCACAATCCTTGCTGCATCACGTGATGGAGCGACATCACACAAGACACGTCATGACCGGTGCACGTAATCTGCCAGCGCTTTCGCTCTACACTCGTTTCGGCTTCACGGAAGTCCGGCGCGAGTGGCGTAGCGGAATCGAACTTATCTTTTTAACACGCACCTGACTTTTAGGAACAACAAAGAAGCAGTAGACACCGGGTCTACTGCTTCTTTGTTGTTTAGAAGAAAAGAAATCCGAGAGCGGCTCCGATTAACACGATTCGTAACGGCGACTGTTTATAAAAACGAAGTAAACAGAACAAACCGAAGGCAATCAAGAAATCAAGACCACTTTTGATACTTGACGTAAAGATTGGATCATAAAGAGCAGCAAGCAAGATACCAACAACGGCAGCATTGACGCCAATCAACATGCGTCCGACTGCTTGATTCTTCCGAATACGATCCCAGTACGGTAAAACACCGATGACGAGTAGGAATCCTGGCAGGAAGATGGCGAGCGTCGCAAGAAGACCACCGGATACACCAGAGACGATCGTACCGAGATACGTCGCGAACGTAAAGAGTGGTCCCGGTACCGCCTGTGCAGCAGCGTAACCAGCAAGGAACGTATCCGTGTTCATCAGCCCAGGTACGAGTGTCTGCTCAAGGAATGGCAAGACGACATGTCCGCCACCAAAAACAAGGGCACCAGCACTGTACATGATACTCGTCAGTTGGACGGTTCCCGTCGCAGATTGCGCGAGAAACGGTGTGACGGCAAGTAAGACGAAGAATAAGACGAGTGCTGAGATGCTAAATAGGCGTGGTACGCGAATCGACAAGGATCCACCCGTCTCCGTCTCTTCTTTGAACCAGAAGAACGCAAGAAGACCTGCGAGCAACAAGACACTAACTTGCGCCAGTGGATGTGCGATCAAGAGTACGCCTGCTAGCGCTAATAGCATCAACGTCATCCGTTTGACGCCTGTCGCAAGTTTCATTCCCATGCCAAGGACGGCGTCAGCAACGATTGCGACAGCGACGAGTTTCAAGCCATGAATGAATCCGGCTTCCGCGACATCGAATTGTGTCGCAAGAATCGCGAAGAGAATCAAAGCGATACTCGACGGCAACGTAAAGCCGACGAAGGAAATGATTGCCCCTGCTACACCTCCACGAATCAGACCGATTCCCATTCCGACCTGACTCGAAGCGGGACCCGGGAGGAATTGACAGAGCGCTACTAAGTCAGCATACGCTTTCTCATCAATCCATTTTTTCCGTTTGACATATTCTTCATAAAAATACCCGAGATGGGCGACCGGACCTCCGAACGACGTCAATCCGAGCTTAAGCGATACAAGAAAGATTTCAATTAAACGATGCATGTTTCACCTCCATCCTTCATTCTACATAAAAGATGTTAAGTTCTTGTGAACTTCAACGGTTTTTCTTTCCATAAGTCCCTTTTCGCCACAATTTCTCCATGGGACCTTGTGGATGAGACTGGAGATATCTGTTTGAAGCAACACCTTGTGCGATCAAAAGCAGGAAAACGAGTAACAGTCCTTGCCATAACGGTGTCGTTCCATGTTGTCCACTGAAGAAGACGAACACGGTAAAGACGACTGTATGCATCAAGTAATTCGTCAACGCCATCCGTCCCAGTCCAGCAAACCATTGCATGCGTCCAGCACGAACGAGTAGCGCGACGGCACAAGCATAGGTGATCGCAAGCGTGCGTCCTGAGAGCCAGACGTAAAATAGATTGATGGATCCGTCTGGTACGTCAGCATGTGCTTGTATGATTCCAGCGAACGATGGAAGTGTCAGTAATAAGCTAATCCCGAGCGTCCACCACAGGAAACGATTCGTCGGTGGCGCTGCGCTGAAGCGTTCCATCAAATAGGCTCCAATCAAGAACAGCGATAGAATTTCTGGCCAAATGACACCGGAATTCATGAGGGCTTCCGGTAATTGAACTGTCGCGTGATGTGATAAAAATCCGAGAAGATCGCGCGATGCGACGAACGACTGAAGTGTCTTATCCAGTTCGACGACGGGAGCGTCGCCGAGTTGACGAGCCCCAAAGAAAATAAGCAGGTAGAGCAAAAGGGCATAGATTTGAAATGCTATCGCAAACAAGAGTTTCGTGACCGGCTTTGTTTTGGCGAATAATAACAAAATGAAACCCGTCAACGCATACGTATGTAAGATATCTCCCTGCCAGACGAGCAGGTGCAAAAGACCAATGATGAGCAGAATTCCGAGACGCCTTGCGAAGATCGTCATCGGTAGACCACGTTGTCGCAACCGATTGATGAACAGATAAAAACCGGCTCCAAAAAGAACACTAAACAGGGTATAGAATTTCGTCTGGATGAAGAGATCGAAAATAAGACGAATCGATTGATCCATCTCCCCCATCATCGCATTCGGTCGATCACCGAGAAAACTCGGCATGTTGACGAATAAAATCCCACATAATGCAAAACCACGCAACACATCCAAATAGACGATGCGTTGATTCAATGATTGATTCATTCCAACACTCCCTTTCTGAAAAAAGACCGCTCACACGGATGAGCGGTCTTTTTTGATATACGTTATTTCGATGTAAAACGTTCCAACAAATTCAACAATGGTCGATAACGTTCGCCAAGCAAACCGAGCGACTCGACGAGAATGTCAAGAACGAGCAACAGCATGACGAGTGAGACGAGGGCACCGATCGAATTCGTCTGCGAGAACAGAATCGCCGTCATTCCGAAGATGGCACAGAGTCCATAGATGACGAGCACGGCTTGGCGCATCGTAAAGCCGAGATCAAGCAATCGGTGATGCAGATGGGCCTTATCCGGCGCAAATGGTGGTTTTCCTTGCAATACCCGTCGAACGATCGCAAACAACGTGTCGGAAATCGGGATCCCAAGCAAAATGACCGGAACGGCAAGCGAGAACAACGTCACGTTCTTGAATCCAAGGAGTGATAACACACCAAGCATATAGCCGAGGAACAAGGCACCGGTATCACCCATGAAAATCTTCGCTGGGTAGAAGTTATGAAACAGAAAACCGAACGTACTCATCAATAAGAGAATCGCGACGATCGTCACGTAGACGTTTCCTTGAATGACGGCAAGACTGATCAATGTCAACAAGACGATACTCGAGACACCCGCTGCTAACCCGTCTAGTCCATCAATCAAGTTGACGGCATTCGTGATCCCGATGACCCAAAGGAACGTCAGCGGAACACTCCACCATCCGAGATATAACTGCTGGTCGAACGGTAGATTGATGAACTCGATTCGGATCCCACCGTTTAGGACGATGACGGCAGCAACGATTTGCCCCATCAGCTTCAAACGAGCATTGAGTTGGAATCGATCATCCAGTGCACCGGTCAAAATAATAACGAACCCACCGACTAAAATGTGCGTCGCATACGGACTCGAAGGTTGTAAGATGAAATAACCGATCATGAAGGCGATATAGATCGCTAATCCGCCAAGTCGCGGCATGATTCGGACGTGTACTTTTCGCGCGTCCGGACTGTCAACGGCACCGACTGCAATCGCAAAGCGTTTCACGACGGGTGTGATCAGTAAGGCGGCGATAAAACAGACGATGGACGCAGTCCATAACATAGTAACATCACGCTCCTGCGCGAATTATATCATAAAAAAAAAGAGCCGACGAGCGGCTCTTACATGAAGATTGGTACTTCAGCAGCTGGATCATATGTATAGATACCGCGCCCGACTTTTTTGATGGCAGGGTTTGCCTGTTCGACTTTCGCCATCAATTGGTAGATGTTACTAATTTGGTGACGGTAACGCAATTCAAGCTCCATTTGGATGTCGCGTGCTGTCATCGATTCACGCTCGCGCATCAAATCGCTGATTTGGTGCACGTAGACTTCTAGCGGGTACCGTTGGTTGACGCGACGTTGTTTTAACGGACGCTCATGCGTGACGGCGACTTCTTGCGAATGTTCTCCCGTTCCACGGCTTAATTCCGAGATCAGATACTCGGCACGCCGCTGTAAGCGACGGTATTCCTCTTCGATTTCCATTAGTTCGCGGTAGATATGTTCACTGTTACCCATTCCTTGCCCCTCTTTCCTTTTTTATACATTAATGTTTCAATCGTGTTTCATTTGTATGTATTTTGAAATATTTTAAACTATAATTTGCCTTGATAATATATAATTTCTTTAATTATTTAATTATCCTGTAATATTTTCATATCCTTACCGATAAATTGGCTACACCTCATATTAACAGAAAGGAATGAAAACGGAACATATAATTTCGACATTTAACTATTTTAATAATACTTAAGTTCTACTAATTCAATATATATCTTTCTTATTTTACCGAAAAGGAGACTGGGAATTTAATGGGCAAATTACCTAAAACACTTCGGACCGCTCTAGTACTTTCGTTGGTATCCGGTTGCTTCGCCTCTACTTCTTCTACTGTATCGGCTGCTTCTGGTACAACCTTTACGAAAACCTCGTATCAGACGACGGATGCTTTGAATCTACGTAGCTCGAATTCGACGTCTTCTAAAAAATTGTTGACGATCCCAAAGACGACGAAAGTCACCTCGAGCTATCGAAAAGGCTCTTGGTATAAGTTGTCATATAAAGGAAAAACGGGCTATGTGACTGGATCTTATCTGAAAAAGATCGAGAGTGGCACTTCTTTTTCGAAGACGTCTTATAAGACGACGGATGCGCTATCCTTACGCAGTGCGGCAACGACATCTTCCACTCGATTACTGACGATTCCTAAAGGCGCCGGTGTACAATCAAGTTTCAAAAGCGGGAATTGGTACAAAGTGATCTATGCAAATAAGACGGGTTATGTTTCTGGCTCTTATTTAAAGAAAGTGACTACACCAGCCAAAACGACGGTCTATACGACGACGGATCGCTTGAATTTCCGTTCGTCTCCTTCGACATCCGGAAACGTCCTGACGACGATTCCAAGTGGAACTGCCGTCCATTCCCTCGCCGTTAAATCGAATTGGCACACGGTCCAGTACCAAGGGAAAACGGGGTATGTCATGGGAACGTATCTGAAGAAAGGGACTTCCGTTCCTGCCTCGACGACTGGAAACGTCGATTATAGTGGTTCAAAGATGTATGTGTTGATCCCGTCAGGCAATAGTGTCGCGCTTCGTGCGAGCGCGTCGACGCTCAGTGGTCAAATCGCTCGTCTTGGACGCGGTACTCCTGTCGTCGTCACGAATCCGCGTCATCAAACGAAAGGCTTCGTTGCTGTCCGGACGGCAAGTGGTCAAAGCGGTTATGTCGATGCGACGTATCTGACGTTGTTCCAACCGGCACCATCGAATCGTCCACTTCTCGTCCTTGATCCGGGTCACGGCGGACACGACGCAGGTGCAGTTCGTTACGGCGTTGCTGAACGCGACATCGTCCTTGCTGTCACGAAACAAGTTGCCGAGCGTCTTGCCGGAAAAGTCGATGTGACGATGTCACGCTATACGAACGACTACTATCCGTCACTTGGAGAGCGAAGTGCCCTTGCGAACAGTCATGCAACGACTGCTTTCGTCAGTGTCCACATCAATGCTTCAACGAGTATGCAAGCATACGGAGCAGAGACCTTCTACTATAAAGGCGCATCTTCGATCAACCTTGCTCGTAATGTCCAACAACGCCTCGTCTCCTACGCCGGCATGCGCGACCGAAGCGTTCACTATGCGAACTATGCCGTCATTCGTGGTACGAAAGCACCGTCGATTCTAGCGGAACTCGGGTTCCTCTCGAACAGCGCGGATCGTGCGAAACTGACGAACGCATCGTATCAGTCACGTTACGCGCAAGCAATCGCAGACGGTATTCTCGCCTCACTTTAAATCAACGCCATATCAAAAAGGATCGCTCAGGGAAGCGATCCTTTTTGCATACACATAACTTTCAAGGAATGTCCTTCACCATCAGGGAATGGTTCAGACAAAGGAGCGACTAGCGAGGATTTGCTCAAGGGATAGCAAATCTGTCGAATCGACACGATAGTCTGCCTCATGGAGCGCCGACTCCGGTCCAACTCCGACGGCATACATGCCGGCAGCGTGGATGGCAGTGATGCCAGCTGTCGCATCTTCTACACCGATGCAACGGCTCGGTTCGACGTCGAGTGCTTCTGCAGCACGGAGAAACACTTCAGGGTGTGGTTTCGATTGTGCAACGGTCGCAGCGTCTACGATGTCATCGAAATAGTGTCGGACCTTTAGTGCCTCGACGACCATCAGCGCATTTTTAGAGGCGGACGCCATTCCGATCTTCAGTCCAGCGTTTCGGATTTCATCGAGGAATGCAGTGATTCCAGGAAGAAGATCCTGTTCAGAGATATGTTGGATCAATGTGACGTAGTGTTCGTTTTTCTTCGCAGCAAGTGCTAGCTTCTCTTCCTCCGAAAAAGCGTTCTGTTTTCCACCAAGCGCAAGGATACGCTCGAGTGAATCCATCCGGCTGACACCTTTTAATGTCTCATTGAATTCCCGGTCGAACGGGATATCCAAATCCTCTCCAAGTTGTTTCCACGCTAAGTAATGATACTCTGCTGTATCGGTAATTACGCCGTCTAAATCAAAAATGACCGCTTCGATCGTTGGTGCCATCCGACATCCATCCTTTCTTCCATCGTCCATGAAAGGCAAGAAATCGAATGACTTTGCGCAAACGATTGCACTTGCCTTATGAATAATTTTACTGGTTCTTCCGAATCTTTGCAAGCGTTATCAAATATTTCTGATTTTCTATTTTTAAGCACGAAACACGTTAATTTTGATAACGCTTTCAATTTTAAGGGAATGTTTTACTTATTTCGTTCTTTACTATTCGTTTTACATTTTTTAACTGCTATAATGAATCTCATAGCATATGAGGGAGTGACGAAGATGTTTCAACGTGTTAAACAGTTGTTGAATGATCAAAGTCGAAGAATTCATCGTTATGAAAAAATCGTAACGACGATCAATAGCCTAGAACGAGAAATGGAACAAACATCCGATCAAGCGTTACGTGAATTGACCGCCTCATTACGTGAGCGGCTACAAGCCGGAGAACGAATCGATGCAATCACACCAATGGCATTCGCCCTTGTCCGAGAAGCGAGTAAACGAACGCTCGGCTTACGGCATTACGATGTTCAGCTCATGGGCGGTCTGGCGTTACTTGAAGGACAAATCGCCGAGATGGCGACCGGTGAAGGAAAGACGCTTGTTGCTTCACTCGCGAGCTTCACTCAGGCGCTTCACGGAAAAGGTGTCCACGTCATTACCGTCAATGAGTATCTGGCACAACGCGATGCGGAGCAAATCGGTCAGATTCACCGATTTTTAGGGTTACAGGTCGGAATCAATTCTGCTGAAGCTACGTTTGAGGAAAAACGGATCGCCTACGCTGCAGACATTACATACGGTGTCGGGACTGAATTCGGGTTCGATTACCTGCGCGATCATCTAATCATGGAGCCGACGGAACGTCTGCAACGTCCGCTTCATTTCGCCTTGATCGACGAAGTCGATAGCATTTTAATCGATGAAGCGAAAACGCCACTCATCATGGCGGAACGAGACAGTGTCCACGAAGGGTTACAGCAACTCGTCCGTCATGTCGTCCAGACCTTCGAAGACGAGCGGGATTATACGTTCGACGAAGAGATTAAAGCGGTCGCCTTGACTGACCAGGGGATCGAGACGATCGAAGAGGCGTTTGCGATCGATCATCTGTTTGCTGCTGAGCACTCCGTCCTCTTCCATTACGTCATTCAAGCCTTACGTGCTCATGTCGTCCTCAAGCGGGATGTCGACTATATCGTCAAGGATCAAAAAATCGCGCTCGTCGACCTCTTCACGGGTCGTCTGATGGAAGGACGCAGTCTATCCGACGGGTTACATCAGGCACTTGAAGCAAAAGAAGATGTTCCCGTCACGGAAGAGAACCGGACGACAGCACAAATCACGATTCAGCATTATTTCCGTCTCTATCATCAGGTGGCAGGAATGACGGGCACAGCGGCGACGTCACGGGAGGAGTTCCAAAAGACGTACGGGATGGATGTCGTGACGATTCCATCGAATCGACCGAAAATCCGGATCGATGCGGAGGACGTCATTTTTGCGACGCGTGACGAAAAATTAGAAGCGATCGCGCTGGCGACGAAATCGGCACACGTCACGGGACGACCAGTTCTGATCGGTACTTCATCGATTGAACAGTCCTTACGCGTTGCGAAGACACTTGATACACACGGACTCACCTACGAGATCCTGAACGCAAAAACCGTCGATCAGGAAGTCCGGATCATCGCTTCAGCCGGACAAGCCGGTCGAATCACGATCGCCACGAACATGGCAGGTCGCGGAACGGATATTTTACTTGATGAAACGGCACAACAACAAGGCGGCTTGTTCGTCATCGGAACAGAACGCCATGAATCAATCCGGATCGACAACCAACTCCGGGGTCGGGCAGGTCGCCAAGGCGATCCCGGATTGACGCAATTTTATCTCTCGCTCGAAGATGAACTGCCTCGTCGTTTCGCGCGCGACCGTCTCGCACGCGTGCAACAAAAAGTACGGGATGCTTCCGGTCCACTGGCTTCACGTGACGTTCGGGATCTATTGCAGTTCGCTCAGTCGACGTGTGAATCCGTCAATCGGAGTGTTCGGGATGAACTCGTTCAGCTCGAAGAAGTCATCAGCGAACAACGACAAGCAATCTATCATCTCCGCAACAGAATCGTTGATGTGACGTCACTTGAAGACATCGTCCAACCGTTTGCCGGACGTGTCTTGCCGTCGATCATCGACCAAACACTTTCTGACGATCTCGTCCCGGAAGAATGGCCGCTGGCTCTCGTCACGACAGAACTCGAGCAACTGTTGCATCAACCGGTCACGTTGGAACGACTGGAAACGATCGACGAGATGCAACGCCAACTTGAACCGCTGATTGCTGACACCGAAGCCTTACTCGTTGCCCATGTTGCGGCTGAAAAAGAAACCGTCAAACGCTTCATCCTCCTTGCACTGGATGAGCAATGGACGCGCCACTTAACTGCCATGAACAGCTTAAAAGAAGGAATCCACCTCCGAAGTTACGGACAAGAACAACCAGTCCGCATCTTTGAGCGGGAAGGCATGGATTACTTCGAATATGCCATAGCGAGTTTCGAAAAGCAGGTCCTTTCTGGCATCTGCCGCGCCGAACAGACACACGATAGCGAAGGAGAACTGCATCATGCACACGTCGAATGAAGTGTTCCGTCCCCCGCTCTATTTCACGGAGGACATGCCGATCGTCAAGGAAGACGAATACGTCTTTCGTCACGTCGCGAAACAACTACCTGAGTTACAGGTCAATCAGATGGCGATCCATCTGTTTCAAGTCTTATCGCGTCGTCCGCTTCAAGTCATTGCCTTATTCCAAAACACGTTGTCTCGGTCGTTCCATCTGAATGATCTTGTCGTCCTTGCGCTCTCCGGTGACGAACTCGTCGCTCGCAAAGTCCTCAGTATCGAAGAAGTTTCCGTCATACTCCCGATGGCGACGTTGCCGCTCTGGTTGACGTTTGAAGAAGATGACTGTTTCGTCGCCCTCGAACAGTTGACGGAACCGCTACAACTCGTCTTCTCAAGCGAGACGCTGACTGAGATTTTCATCGACGATGACTTCACGGAACCCGAGCAACGGATGATTCGTCAAGTCGCTTATTCGCACCCGACACCTCCAGCAGATGGCTGGTCTCTCTTACCGGTCTCGATCATGCGCGAGCCGGATACTGTGACGGCGACCGTCCTCGTCCGTAATGCCAGCGATCAGACACTGACGCTCGAGGCGCTAACGTTCGAATTGATGGATGACGAGACGCCACTCGCAGACGTCACCCATCCTGGCTTGTCCTTACCTGCTCATAGCCAACATGCGATCCGTCTCCGTTTCGCCTACACCGCAACAGATGTCCCTGCATTCGGTCTCCGTTATCTTCCTCCCTCTTCCTAAAAAAACGTCTCGGCACAAGATGCCGAGACGTTTTGCTTATCCTTTTAAGAGTCCGATGACGCGGACGTTGATTGCTTTTGGTTGGAACGCGAGCATGTTTTCCATGTCTTGTGCGATCCGTTCTTGGACTTTTCCAGCTGTCTTGATGATCGACATGCCGTATTTGATATGCACGGACAGACTGACCGTGATGTCGCCACCGACATCTTCGACTTTTACGAGTTTGACCATCTGTTTTTCCTGCAGTTTCGAATCATCTGCTGTAAAGGCGATACCTTCCGTTTCTTGAACGGCTACCCCTGCGATGACCTCGATGACTTGTTGCGAGACGTTCACGACACCGTCCGCATTATTTAAATTATATGACATACCTTCCACGCCCTTCGTCTAGTAATCCATCTATCTTAAAGTGTAATGCATTCCGCCTTATTTTGAAAGGTCTTCCCGTTTCTCGACGATCGGGCGAATGTCAATCTCAATCAAAGGACGGAGGACACGGACGACGAGCGGGTGTATGATGATACCAACGATCAACAAGGCGACGCCAATCATGATCAGTAAGGCGAGCCACGGTTGCGGTACGAATGCATCCGTCACGTATTGACGCCACGCCATGACGAAGAAGACATGGAGTAGATAGACGTAGAGGCTGAGTTCCCCAGCTCGTGTGATGAGCGGAAGGCGACGCATCGGGATCAACATCATGAAACCGAGCGAGGCCGCGATTGACAAGACATAGATGACGCTATGCTTGAGTACCCCAATCCACGTGTCACTGTCATACTGTTCAGCGTACGGGAAACGATGCTTGAAGGCATTCGCGAAATCGACGATCTCTTGCGGTGTGTCACGCCACGCCTCGAACAATAAGAAGCCCATGACGGCTGCGAACGTCACTCCACCAATCAAGCGGACGTTCATCCGGCGCTTGAAGTTCTTCGGCATCTCGAAGATGCGGATGAATTCGTGTTCCGATAGATAGTTCCCGAGCAAGAAATAAGGATAGAACATGATCAGCTTCCGAAGCGCCAAGAATCCCGTGTTCTCGAGTTCGAATCCATACAGCAAGGCGAAGGCAAGACCGAACCAGACATATCCACGCAAGTGAACGACATACGGTGTCACGATGTACCAGACGACCATGACGAACAGATACCAAAGTGCCCAGTAGGGACGTAGGAGATGCGTGCCGATGTTTTCACCAGAAAAGAGCGGCAAACCTTCCCCAAGCGTCGCCCAAGATCCAATTAAGATTTGCCAGACGCAGTAGACGGCAAATAGTTGGATGACACGTAAATACTTGTTTTCGCGGAAGAAATAACCGCTTAAAATAATGAATAATGGCATATGAAACGAGTAAATCAACAGATAAACCGTCTCAAGCAATTTTCCGTCATAATCAAACCGTAAATCCGTCAGCATGTGACCGATGACGACGAAAATGACAAGAAAACCTTTGATATTATCAAACCACGGATTCCGATTCATGTTACACTACCCCTTATACTCCCTCGAAAGGAACGAATGTTTATGAAAAAGACACTCCTGATTCTATCTGTCGTCTTGAACGTCGTTCTCCTTGCATTGTTACTGGGACGTAAACCGCTCGAACTATTCGAAAGCGTCTTACCTGCAACGAGTACGACTCCAGTCACGACCTTCCAATACGATAAGAACCCGAACTATGTCCGTCTGAATAGTCTATTCCATACTTATCAATACCCAAAATCAGCGAACGCTGTCATGTTAGGCGACTCGATGACGAATTTTGCCGATTGGCGTATCTTGATGGAAGACCCGACGATCGTGAATTTCGGGATTCCTGGTGATACGACAGAAGGCTTTTTGACCCGACTCGACTTGATCATCGAGATGAAACCAAAACGCGTCTTCCTGATGGGTGGTATCAATGATATCCGTCACTATACACCGATTCCGCAAATCACTGAGAACATGACGACGATTGTGACGACACTTCGAAAAAATAACATCGACGTCGTCATTCAGTCAACCGTTCCTGTCGCACCGAAATATTCGGACTCCGTCCGAATCAATCGGGACGTCGAAGCGTTGAACCGGAATTTACAAAACCTTGCTCAATCGGTGGATGTTCCATTTGTTGATCTACGACCCGTCTTGACGAATAAACAGGGCTACCTGCAAAATCGGATGACGTACGATGGACTCCATCTCGTCGGTGGCGGTTACCTGCGCTGGAGTGATGCGCTGAAACCCTATGCGCTCAAAACCGATTTGACAGCAAATAACTAAACGAAAAAGCGG encodes the following:
- a CDS encoding SGNH/GDSL hydrolase family protein — its product is MKKTLLILSVVLNVVLLALLLGRKPLELFESVLPATSTTPVTTFQYDKNPNYVRLNSLFHTYQYPKSANAVMLGDSMTNFADWRILMEDPTIVNFGIPGDTTEGFLTRLDLIIEMKPKRVFLMGGINDIRHYTPIPQITENMTTIVTTLRKNNIDVVIQSTVPVAPKYSDSVRINRDVEALNRNLQNLAQSVDVPFVDLRPVLTNKQGYLQNRMTYDGLHLVGGGYLRWSDALKPYALKTDLTANN
- a CDS encoding acyltransferase family protein, with protein sequence MNRNPWFDNIKGFLVIFVVIGHMLTDLRFDYDGKLLETVYLLIYSFHMPLFIILSGYFFRENKYLRVIQLFAVYCVWQILIGSWATLGEGLPLFSGENIGTHLLRPYWALWYLFVMVVWYIVTPYVVHLRGYVWFGLAFALLYGFELENTGFLALRKLIMFYPYFLLGNYLSEHEFIRIFEMPKNFKRRMNVRLIGGVTFAAVMGFLLFEAWRDTPQEIVDFANAFKHRFPYAEQYDSDTWIGVLKHSVIYVLSIAASLGFMMLIPMRRLPLITRAGELSLYVYLLHVFFVMAWRQYVTDAFVPQPWLALLIMIGVALLIVGIIIHPLVVRVLRPLIEIDIRPIVEKREDLSK